The proteins below are encoded in one region of Bacillota bacterium:
- a CDS encoding sulfurtransferase TusA family protein: MVKADRVIDARGAYCPGPLMELIRAVREAARGDVLEVLSSDSGSKRDIPAWAQKAGHEVVGVFPEQGYDRIVVRKAR, translated from the coding sequence ATGGTCAAAGCGGACCGGGTCATCGACGCCCGGGGTGCCTACTGCCCGGGCCCCCTGATGGAGCTGATCAGGGCGGTGCGGGAGGCCGCGAGGGGAGACGTGCTGGAAGTGCTCTCCTCGGACTCGGGGTCCAAGCGCGACATTCCGGCCTGGGCCCAGAAGGCTGGTCATGAAGTGGTGGGCGTGTTCCCCGAGCAGGGGTATGACCGCATAGTGGTGCGCAAGGCCAGGTAG
- a CDS encoding ZIP family metal transporter, whose product MTLAVAAAAGLAIALGGAIPVALRGRRWPSALLLGLAGGAVLAIVGLDVLPAARERGSLLTLVAGLAGGISLMGGLHLVLEPHRQRAGDGAGGRGGSPGGGRGEGVAHVHAGLCPVHGDERWLRAGFLTWTAVALHNVLDGFGIGAGFQESGHLGMALAAAVALHNLPVGMLVATPFVLGQAGAFRAVGNTLLAGMCTPLGALLGEGLAGLSSLALAASVALAGGSLLFVLGELLRMSWCESPGLTLVGGLAGAVVAALVHLLNGG is encoded by the coding sequence TTGACCCTGGCGGTGGCTGCGGCGGCCGGACTGGCCATTGCCCTCGGCGGGGCAATCCCCGTGGCCCTCCGGGGCAGGCGCTGGCCGTCCGCCCTGTTGCTGGGGCTGGCGGGCGGGGCCGTACTGGCCATCGTGGGTCTGGACGTCCTTCCCGCGGCCCGGGAGAGGGGCTCCCTCCTCACCCTGGTGGCCGGACTGGCGGGGGGCATATCCCTCATGGGCGGGCTGCACCTGGTCCTTGAACCCCACCGGCAGCGGGCCGGAGACGGTGCCGGCGGCAGAGGCGGGAGCCCAGGCGGCGGCCGGGGGGAGGGGGTTGCCCACGTCCACGCCGGACTCTGTCCTGTCCATGGCGACGAGCGCTGGCTCAGGGCCGGCTTCCTGACCTGGACGGCGGTGGCGCTCCACAACGTGCTCGATGGCTTCGGCATCGGGGCGGGGTTCCAGGAGTCGGGACATCTGGGCATGGCCCTGGCGGCGGCGGTCGCGCTACATAATCTTCCCGTGGGCATGCTGGTGGCCACGCCCTTCGTCCTCGGGCAGGCGGGAGCGTTCCGGGCGGTGGGCAACACCCTGCTGGCCGGGATGTGCACGCCCCTGGGGGCCCTGCTGGGCGAAGGCCTGGCCGGCTTGTCGTCCCTTGCCCTGGCCGCCTCGGTGGCCCTGGCGGGCGGCAGCCTGCTCTTCGTCCTGGGCGAGCTCCTGCGCATGTCCTGGTGCGAGTCGCCGGGGCTCACCCTGGTGGGCGGGCTGGCAGGGGCAGTGGTGGCGGCGCTGGTGCATCTGCTGAATGGGGGATGA
- a CDS encoding glycoside hydrolase family 125 protein, with the protein MGSREYLTVPEEIDRAEEFWVTGNEFVALPEIRAQDGAVLSLNVLSWSARGLVELAGTDNAPLLRVGVESPAPEGEPGGGGRTVQPAARSAESAAGGWEPGGAGVHRAAEWIPEVRYRVPWGTMRVTWLTPPGHKGLVVHVDVDPAPGPVMLYLEGYLGEVRRRVFTPRPLPVPVVSRWHRWLQCLLWEAGCPWPFLAVAIRPAQPDARLESWPPCGFRVSREGHELTVVLGLAPDGDGAACQAVDLLRHGYPALREESGHELGRLGAGLAPRPGAAGFGEGSPRAGQEQEQALISLWRRNLVFNFYYSRGVCLDNEELVLVTSRSPRYYVSAAHWSRDSLLWSFPGLLLADRGVARQALVQAFRLYSRRAGVHSLYLDGSELYPGFELDELAAFPVALGHYLERTGDRSVLKEAPVREGMVRVWGALEEVRVRPHHLYRTFLLPSDDPAHHPIVTYDNALAWKALSVFADLRWPGAREKAVGLQADLRRWAVVPGPFGPMWAWSFDPPDAAAEGEGEPGAAGSYVLYDEPPGSLALLAYYGFCDPLDPVYLNTLRWIWSTHNPWYMADGPFAAPACPHARHPWVMSLANGLLVPARSWEVLGVDRARFLRLLSAAPMDGGLACESMDARTGTVRTGAAFATCAGLLASAIAQASPPRPSPGQD; encoded by the coding sequence ATGGGGAGCAGGGAGTACCTGACGGTACCGGAGGAGATCGACCGGGCCGAGGAGTTCTGGGTGACCGGTAACGAGTTCGTGGCCCTGCCCGAGATACGAGCGCAGGACGGGGCCGTGCTCTCCCTCAATGTCCTTTCCTGGAGCGCCCGCGGGCTGGTGGAGCTGGCCGGGACGGATAACGCCCCTCTGCTTCGGGTGGGCGTGGAGTCCCCTGCCCCGGAAGGGGAGCCCGGGGGAGGTGGGCGGACAGTACAGCCCGCCGCGCGCTCTGCCGAATCTGCTGCGGGTGGCTGGGAGCCCGGGGGCGCCGGGGTACACCGGGCGGCCGAGTGGATACCGGAAGTGCGGTACCGGGTTCCCTGGGGCACCATGCGGGTGACCTGGCTGACCCCTCCTGGTCACAAGGGCCTCGTCGTCCATGTCGATGTGGACCCGGCTCCCGGCCCGGTGATGCTTTATCTGGAAGGATACCTTGGGGAGGTCCGCCGCCGGGTTTTCACTCCCCGTCCTCTCCCGGTGCCGGTGGTGAGCCGGTGGCATCGGTGGCTGCAGTGCCTGCTGTGGGAGGCGGGGTGCCCCTGGCCCTTCCTGGCCGTGGCCATTCGGCCCGCCCAGCCGGACGCGCGCCTGGAGTCCTGGCCTCCCTGCGGGTTTCGCGTCAGCCGGGAAGGGCACGAGCTCACCGTGGTGCTGGGGTTGGCCCCCGATGGGGACGGGGCCGCCTGCCAGGCCGTGGACCTCCTCCGCCACGGGTACCCGGCCCTACGAGAGGAGTCCGGGCACGAATTGGGGCGGTTGGGGGCGGGGCTGGCCCCACGGCCCGGGGCGGCCGGTTTCGGGGAGGGGTCTCCCAGGGCCGGGCAGGAACAGGAACAAGCCCTGATCTCCCTCTGGCGACGCAACCTGGTCTTCAACTTCTACTACAGCCGGGGGGTGTGCCTGGACAACGAGGAACTGGTGCTGGTCACCTCGCGCAGCCCCCGCTACTACGTGAGCGCTGCCCACTGGAGCCGGGATAGCCTCCTCTGGAGCTTCCCCGGTCTCCTGCTGGCGGACAGGGGCGTGGCCCGGCAGGCCCTGGTGCAGGCCTTCCGGTTGTATTCGCGCCGAGCGGGGGTACACAGCCTGTATCTCGACGGCAGCGAGCTCTACCCCGGCTTCGAGCTGGACGAACTGGCAGCCTTCCCCGTGGCCCTGGGTCACTACCTGGAACGAACCGGTGACCGGTCGGTGCTGAAGGAGGCCCCCGTGCGGGAAGGGATGGTCCGGGTGTGGGGTGCGCTGGAAGAGGTGCGTGTTCGTCCCCACCACCTTTACCGCACCTTTCTTCTGCCTTCGGATGATCCCGCCCACCATCCTATCGTGACCTACGACAACGCACTGGCCTGGAAGGCCCTGAGCGTGTTCGCCGACCTGCGCTGGCCCGGGGCCCGCGAGAAAGCTGTCGGCCTCCAGGCTGACCTCAGGCGGTGGGCGGTGGTGCCGGGGCCCTTTGGGCCCATGTGGGCATGGTCCTTCGACCCGCCCGATGCAGCGGCGGAGGGGGAAGGGGAGCCGGGCGCGGCCGGGAGCTACGTCCTCTACGACGAGCCCCCGGGGTCTCTCGCGCTGCTGGCCTACTATGGCTTCTGTGACCCTCTGGACCCAGTATACCTGAACACCCTGAGGTGGATCTGGAGCACCCATAACCCCTGGTACATGGCCGACGGGCCTTTTGCAGCCCCGGCGTGCCCCCATGCCCGCCACCCCTGGGTCATGTCGCTGGCCAACGGGCTGCTAGTACCGGCCCGCAGCTGGGAGGTCCTGGGGGTGGATCGGGCCAGGTTCCTCAGATTGCTCTCCGCTGCCCCCATGGACGGAGGCCTGGCCTGCGAGAGCATGGATGCCCGCACGGGCACGGTACGCACGGGAGCAGCATTTGCCACCTGCGCAGGGCTGCTGGCCAGCGCCATCGCTCAGGCCTCGCCGCCCCGGCCGTCGCCCGGGCAGGACTGA
- the nikR gene encoding nickel-responsive transcriptional regulator NikR produces MGGLRRFGVSMEEDLLEKFDDLARSRGYSNRSEFLRDLARRELIERQWELEEAEVAGTVTLVYDHDARGLGDELTHLQHDHHELVLSTMHVHLDERNCLEVVVLRGPAARVRSLAHAMIARRGVKHGQLTMTSTGRGLP; encoded by the coding sequence ATGGGGGGCTTGCGCAGGTTCGGGGTCTCCATGGAGGAGGACCTCCTGGAGAAGTTCGACGATCTGGCCCGATCGCGGGGCTACAGCAACAGGTCGGAGTTTCTGCGCGACCTGGCCCGGCGGGAGCTGATCGAGCGGCAGTGGGAGCTGGAGGAGGCCGAGGTGGCGGGGACGGTCACCCTGGTGTACGACCACGATGCCCGGGGCCTGGGGGACGAGCTCACTCACCTGCAGCACGACCATCACGAGCTGGTACTCTCCACCATGCACGTCCACCTGGACGAGCGCAACTGCCTGGAAGTGGTGGTCCTGCGCGGCCCTGCCGCCCGCGTGCGCTCCCTGGCTCACGCCATGATCGCCCGGCGCGGGGTCAAGCACGGGCAGCTCACCATGACCTCCACCGGCCGCGGACTCCCCTGA
- a CDS encoding transglycosylase SLT domain-containing protein, with protein MRTLLHKRRILLWLPVLVVLAGAAGAGVLAWQRGLLLGPRLEGEGPLFTSFASDLIHLFRRGDLPPELQGYRELATALARWPAGRPQVERLAQRGDGVGYQACLVLARSRSARHDGSAVAHYLRALHLRPDPGVREELARLLEDRGRPGAAIDQWKEMLPARTAVEALLRLEPEAWQVAAWLNDRGWADQALDILRERGGATQARADARVAREWGRALLTLGDARAALPWLARYLAEFPQDTQTLGLYARALEGAGKLEAAREAYQRLGPAGARGLGRVLERQGRRGEAARAYLDSPEAEARWRGACLLEEQGHASQALAVYRQLATERSLVRDDAALRGYVLSRRRGDAAGAGEFLAAVSPGLAWCAGLPVAHPLPYEPVPDPGQEPAAAQAARALPGVGPGGTSLAQVEMEILGHTGGATGRLALARWYSERGNVTLAAETAMAALKDLPAPGAYPLAYPLPYAGLVEEVGAEFGVDPLLVWAVMREESHFAPWAVSRAGACGLMQLMPATAAGAARALGLTIDREDLFRPEVNLRLGTWYLARLLEACGHDIPQALAAYNGGLGNVRRWAGSPTFRGREGFPTAITFSETREYVARTAQSYLVYQYLYGEGAPAGGR; from the coding sequence GTGAGAACGCTTTTGCACAAACGACGGATTCTTCTCTGGCTGCCCGTCCTGGTTGTGCTGGCGGGCGCTGCGGGCGCGGGGGTGCTGGCCTGGCAGCGGGGACTGCTGCTGGGGCCCCGGCTGGAGGGAGAAGGCCCGCTGTTCACGTCCTTCGCCTCGGACCTGATTCACCTCTTCCGGCGCGGGGATCTCCCCCCGGAGCTGCAGGGATACCGGGAGCTGGCCACCGCCCTGGCACGCTGGCCGGCAGGACGACCACAGGTGGAACGTCTGGCCCAACGCGGCGATGGGGTCGGGTACCAGGCCTGCCTGGTGCTGGCCCGCAGCCGGTCGGCACGTCACGATGGTAGCGCAGTGGCCCATTACCTGCGCGCCCTGCACCTGCGGCCCGACCCCGGAGTACGGGAAGAGCTGGCCCGGCTGCTCGAAGACCGGGGACGCCCGGGAGCCGCCATCGATCAGTGGAAGGAGATGCTTCCTGCCCGCACGGCTGTAGAAGCCCTGCTCCGCCTGGAACCCGAGGCGTGGCAGGTGGCCGCATGGCTGAACGACCGGGGCTGGGCTGATCAAGCTCTGGACATCCTCCGGGAACGGGGCGGGGCGACGCAGGCTCGCGCTGACGCACGGGTGGCACGGGAATGGGGTCGCGCCCTGCTCACCCTCGGGGATGCCCGCGCGGCCCTGCCCTGGCTGGCCCGCTACCTCGCCGAATTCCCGCAGGATACCCAAACCCTGGGCCTCTACGCCCGCGCCCTGGAAGGAGCGGGCAAGCTGGAGGCAGCGCGGGAGGCTTACCAGCGCCTGGGGCCGGCGGGGGCCCGCGGCCTGGGTCGGGTCCTGGAGCGCCAGGGGAGGAGAGGGGAGGCGGCCCGAGCCTACCTGGACTCCCCGGAAGCCGAGGCCCGCTGGCGGGGAGCATGCCTGCTGGAAGAGCAGGGGCATGCCTCCCAGGCCCTGGCCGTGTACCGCCAACTGGCAACGGAAAGGAGCCTCGTGCGCGACGATGCTGCCCTGCGGGGATACGTCCTCTCCCGGCGACGTGGCGACGCCGCCGGTGCCGGGGAGTTTCTCGCGGCCGTGTCGCCCGGCCTGGCCTGGTGTGCCGGGCTGCCCGTCGCCCATCCCCTGCCCTATGAGCCCGTGCCGGACCCCGGGCAGGAGCCTGCCGCGGCGCAGGCGGCCCGCGCCCTGCCGGGTGTGGGGCCGGGGGGAACGTCCCTCGCCCAGGTGGAGATGGAAATACTGGGGCACACGGGCGGTGCGACCGGCCGGCTGGCCCTGGCCCGGTGGTACTCCGAACGGGGTAACGTGACCCTGGCCGCGGAAACGGCCATGGCCGCTCTCAAGGACCTGCCGGCACCGGGGGCGTACCCGCTGGCGTACCCCCTCCCCTACGCCGGCCTGGTGGAAGAGGTGGGCGCGGAATTCGGCGTCGATCCCCTCCTGGTCTGGGCGGTGATGCGGGAAGAGAGCCATTTTGCGCCCTGGGCCGTATCCCGGGCCGGAGCGTGCGGCCTGATGCAGCTCATGCCCGCCACCGCCGCCGGCGCCGCCCGGGCCCTGGGACTAACCATCGACCGGGAAGACCTGTTCCGGCCCGAAGTCAACCTGCGCCTGGGCACCTGGTACCTGGCACGCCTGCTGGAGGCGTGCGGTCACGATATCCCGCAGGCGCTGGCGGCATACAACGGCGGGCTGGGGAACGTGCGCCGGTGGGCCGGCTCACCCACCTTCCGGGGGCGGGAAGGGTTTCCCACCGCCATCACCTTTTCGGAGACGCGCGAGTACGTGGCCAGGACGGCTCAATCCTACCTGGTCTACCAGTATCTGTACGGCGAGGGCGCTCCTGCCGGAGGGCGGTAA
- a CDS encoding FAD-dependent oxidoreductase, with product MAKPRVAVVGGGLAGVPVANGLARRGICQVTLIDLAGQHVYQPGFLYVPFGRVKPGSLVRDLRTVLHPAVQPVLGDARAIDPEARAVHMADGRTVSADWLVLAPGAEYDPALVPGFQEGAQHFYSLEAALDLMAALHRFQGGDLVTGITTLPYKCPPAPLEFTLLLDDFLRRRGLRGRYRIRFLTPLGQLFGMKSLCETYQPLFARRGIEVMTHFTVEEVDPGRHRLISQEGEEVPYDVAVLVPPHRGTQMVRRSGLGDRNGWIPTDRETLRVVGCQRLYALGDAADLPVSKHGAGAHMQAEVVARSVAAEVEGREPAWEYAGSVFCISDTGRGRGSLISYSYDRPPAPPTPVPILHWAKLATNALYWRLVPRGLMPLHGYRRRRATS from the coding sequence TTGGCCAAGCCGCGCGTTGCCGTGGTCGGAGGTGGCCTGGCCGGTGTCCCCGTGGCCAACGGGCTGGCCCGGCGGGGTATTTGCCAGGTCACCCTCATCGACCTTGCCGGTCAGCACGTGTATCAGCCCGGATTCCTGTACGTCCCCTTCGGGCGCGTGAAGCCCGGCAGCCTGGTGCGAGACCTGCGCACCGTGCTCCACCCAGCTGTGCAGCCGGTGCTGGGAGACGCCCGCGCCATCGACCCCGAGGCGAGGGCCGTGCACATGGCCGACGGCCGCACTGTCTCTGCGGACTGGCTGGTGCTGGCCCCGGGCGCCGAGTACGATCCCGCCCTGGTACCCGGCTTTCAGGAGGGCGCCCAGCATTTCTACTCACTGGAGGCGGCCCTCGACCTGATGGCCGCCCTGCACCGCTTTCAGGGTGGCGACCTGGTGACCGGGATTACCACTCTCCCCTACAAGTGCCCGCCCGCACCCCTGGAGTTTACCCTTCTCCTGGACGACTTCCTGCGTCGCCGCGGCCTGCGGGGCCGCTACCGCATCAGGTTCCTGACGCCGCTGGGCCAGCTCTTCGGCATGAAGTCCCTGTGCGAGACCTACCAGCCCCTCTTCGCCCGGCGGGGGATCGAGGTGATGACCCACTTCACGGTGGAGGAGGTCGACCCCGGCCGGCACCGCCTTATCTCGCAGGAAGGGGAGGAGGTGCCGTACGATGTGGCCGTCCTGGTGCCACCCCACCGGGGGACGCAGATGGTGCGCCGCTCGGGACTGGGGGACCGCAACGGGTGGATCCCCACCGACCGGGAGACCCTGCGCGTGGTGGGGTGCCAGCGCCTTTACGCCCTGGGGGACGCCGCCGACCTGCCCGTGTCCAAGCACGGGGCGGGTGCCCACATGCAGGCCGAGGTGGTGGCGCGCAGTGTGGCAGCTGAAGTCGAGGGCAGGGAGCCGGCCTGGGAGTATGCGGGCAGCGTGTTCTGCATCAGCGATACCGGCAGGGGGAGGGGAAGCCTCATATCGTACAGCTACGACCGTCCCCCCGCGCCCCCCACCCCGGTTCCCATCCTCCACTGGGCCAAGCTGGCCACCAACGCGCTCTACTGGCGGCTCGTGCCCCGGGGACTAATGCCCCTGCACGGGTATCGCCGCCGCCGGGCTACCTCCTGA
- a CDS encoding DsrE/DsrF/DrsH-like family protein, producing MEVAEERFSMVVFSGTVDKLFPVAIMASGAVAMGMEVDIFVTFWGLQALRQGSPARLARVSKDFEDQAGAMMQILQEKKVPSWYDTLRQAKELGDVRVHACAMTMDLFGLTKEDLDPIVDDVVGVGEFVDQAKEGKITLFI from the coding sequence ATGGAAGTGGCGGAGGAGCGGTTTTCCATGGTGGTGTTCTCGGGGACGGTGGATAAGCTGTTTCCCGTGGCCATCATGGCATCGGGTGCGGTGGCCATGGGCATGGAGGTTGATATCTTCGTCACCTTCTGGGGCCTGCAGGCACTCCGGCAGGGGAGCCCCGCCCGGCTGGCCCGGGTGAGCAAGGACTTCGAGGACCAGGCCGGGGCCATGATGCAGATCCTGCAGGAGAAGAAGGTCCCTTCCTGGTACGACACCCTGCGCCAGGCCAAGGAGCTGGGGGATGTGCGGGTGCACGCCTGTGCCATGACCATGGACCTGTTCGGCCTCACCAAGGAGGACCTGGACCCTATCGTGGACGACGTGGTGGGCGTGGGCGAGTTCGTGGACCAGGCCAAGGAAGGCAAGATCACTCTGTTCATCTGA
- a CDS encoding MBL fold metallo-hydrolase: protein MEFKRLGEGAGYFAGPTNCGLVWKGKDAVLIDSGLDESTARKILRHLNAEGLRLVVILNTHFHADHVGGNAFLVARTGARVLAPEAEAEFVRRPILEPASLYGMAAPPPALRNKFLMAEPTPGVEGVDAASWHDPLEAGLELVDLAGHSPAQVGVATTEGILFAGDLFFSGQVLDKHGIPYNADVTRHLESLERAAGWVAGGRYGCIVPGHGPACDPGDALRTIEENRQRVTDMLFLIADMLAEPLAVPELVRRLADHYARLLASMGEYLLVQSAIHACLSHLAGEGRVEPVVEENRLLWRRTYA, encoded by the coding sequence ATGGAGTTCAAGCGCCTGGGCGAGGGGGCGGGGTATTTCGCCGGCCCCACCAACTGCGGGCTGGTCTGGAAGGGTAAGGATGCCGTCCTGATCGACTCCGGTCTGGACGAGAGCACCGCACGCAAGATCCTGCGCCACCTGAACGCTGAGGGGCTGCGGCTGGTGGTCATCCTGAACACGCATTTCCACGCCGATCACGTGGGCGGGAACGCTTTCCTGGTGGCGCGGACCGGGGCGCGAGTGCTGGCTCCGGAGGCGGAGGCCGAGTTCGTGCGGCGTCCCATCCTGGAGCCTGCGTCCCTCTACGGGATGGCGGCACCGCCTCCCGCGCTGCGCAACAAGTTCCTCATGGCCGAGCCCACGCCCGGGGTGGAAGGGGTGGACGCGGCGAGCTGGCATGATCCTCTGGAAGCGGGACTGGAACTGGTCGATCTGGCCGGACACAGTCCCGCCCAGGTGGGCGTGGCCACCACCGAAGGGATTCTCTTCGCAGGAGACCTTTTCTTCTCCGGTCAGGTCCTGGACAAGCACGGCATCCCCTACAATGCCGATGTGACCCGGCACCTCGAGTCCCTCGAGCGGGCGGCAGGGTGGGTGGCCGGTGGGAGGTACGGTTGCATTGTGCCCGGCCACGGCCCCGCCTGTGATCCCGGAGATGCCCTGCGTACCATCGAGGAGAACCGCCAGCGGGTGACCGACATGCTTTTCCTGATCGCGGACATGCTGGCCGAGCCCCTGGCGGTCCCGGAACTGGTGCGGCGCCTGGCCGACCACTATGCCCGCCTGCTTGCCAGCATGGGCGAGTACCTGCTGGTGCAGTCAGCGATCCACGCCTGCCTGTCCCACCTGGCCGGGGAAGGCCGGGTGGAGCCCGTCGTGGAGGAGAACCGCCTGCTCTGGCGCCGCACGTACGCCTGA
- a CDS encoding thioredoxin family protein, whose product MRLISERDAATLRRRFAELTGPAKLVMFTQSESGLSVPGQECAYCRETRMLVEDLGEVSDGRIGVEVYDFLLDKDQVARYGISRIPAVVVLGDRDYGMRYYGIPAGYEFASLVEDILDVSAEKSGLRPETAEALQGLPRDVHIQVFVTPTCPYCPRAARLAHKMALESEKVRADVVEVSEFPHLAQRYHVFGVPKVVINERVQFEGAVPEKMFLSYVLQAAGVEEA is encoded by the coding sequence ATGCGGCTCATCAGTGAACGAGACGCGGCCACGCTCCGCCGGCGCTTCGCCGAGCTCACCGGACCGGCGAAGCTGGTGATGTTCACCCAGTCGGAGTCGGGTTTGAGCGTTCCCGGCCAGGAGTGCGCCTACTGTCGCGAGACCCGCATGCTGGTGGAAGACCTGGGCGAGGTCTCCGACGGCCGCATCGGGGTCGAGGTTTACGACTTCCTGCTGGACAAGGACCAGGTCGCCCGATACGGCATCAGCAGGATTCCGGCCGTGGTTGTGCTGGGGGACCGGGACTACGGCATGCGATACTACGGCATCCCGGCCGGGTACGAGTTCGCGTCCCTGGTGGAAGACATCCTGGACGTGTCCGCGGAAAAGAGCGGCCTCCGCCCCGAGACCGCGGAAGCCCTCCAGGGGCTGCCCAGGGACGTCCACATCCAGGTTTTCGTCACCCCTACCTGCCCATACTGCCCGCGTGCGGCCAGGTTGGCCCACAAGATGGCGCTGGAGAGCGAAAAGGTGCGGGCCGATGTGGTGGAGGTGTCCGAGTTCCCCCACCTGGCCCAGCGTTACCACGTGTTCGGGGTTCCCAAGGTGGTGATCAACGAGCGCGTCCAGTTCGAAGGTGCAGTTCCCGAGAAGATGTTCCTGAGCTACGTGCTGCAGGCGGCCGGTGTGGAGGAAGCCTGA
- a CDS encoding FAD-dependent oxidoreductase, with translation MAKDRVVVVGGGTGGTLAANLLARRGVRVTLVDSTGWHTYQPNYLYLPFTDRVPTGGGPLFSRRVNGLLDGRVETVVGEVTGIDHRAGRVQVQKGGSLPYDWLVLAPGTAYYPDEIQGYREAAHHFYSQEAALCLREALASFRGGDVVVGVTTIPYKCPPAPLEFTLMLDAHLRRLGLREKTRIHFLSPLPRAFTIEQVSEMVAPIMEKRGIEIHTFFNTESVDPGARVVRSLEGDEVPYDLLVLIPPHGGVPAVRNSGLGDRSGWIPTDRHLLKVLGHERLYALGDATDLPVSKSGVAAHFQAEAVAGNILAEMAGRTPAHAYTGRVLCFAETGLGRATIISFDYQHPPRPPFPNRVLHWAKLAFNVLYWYTVPQGRVPLRGVAELEERRGSVGEEARVGH, from the coding sequence ATGGCAAAGGATCGCGTAGTGGTCGTGGGTGGCGGCACCGGCGGGACCCTGGCGGCGAACCTGCTGGCCCGGCGGGGAGTCAGGGTTACCCTGGTGGACTCCACGGGATGGCACACCTACCAGCCCAATTACCTGTATTTGCCCTTCACCGACAGGGTGCCGACCGGTGGCGGACCGCTCTTTAGCCGTCGGGTTAACGGCCTGCTGGACGGGAGGGTGGAGACGGTGGTGGGGGAGGTGACCGGCATCGACCACCGGGCCGGCCGGGTGCAGGTCCAAAAGGGCGGCAGCCTCCCCTACGACTGGCTGGTGCTGGCGCCAGGCACCGCCTACTATCCGGACGAAATACAGGGGTACCGCGAGGCCGCCCATCACTTCTACTCTCAGGAGGCGGCATTGTGCCTGCGGGAGGCTCTGGCTTCCTTCCGCGGCGGTGACGTGGTGGTGGGCGTGACCACCATTCCCTACAAGTGCCCGCCCGCGCCCCTCGAGTTCACCCTGATGCTGGATGCCCACCTGCGCCGGCTGGGCCTCAGGGAAAAGACGCGCATCCATTTCCTGAGCCCCCTCCCCCGGGCCTTCACCATCGAGCAGGTCTCTGAGATGGTGGCACCGATCATGGAGAAGCGGGGGATCGAGATCCACACCTTCTTCAACACAGAGAGTGTGGATCCGGGGGCCCGGGTGGTCCGTTCCCTCGAGGGAGATGAGGTCCCCTACGACCTGCTGGTGCTCATCCCACCCCACGGGGGGGTGCCTGCCGTACGCAACTCGGGGTTGGGTGATCGCAGCGGCTGGATCCCCACCGACCGTCATCTGTTGAAGGTGCTGGGGCACGAGCGCCTGTATGCCCTTGGCGACGCCACCGATCTGCCCGTGTCCAAGAGCGGGGTGGCGGCCCACTTCCAGGCGGAAGCGGTAGCCGGGAACATTCTGGCAGAGATGGCCGGCCGCACCCCTGCCCACGCATACACGGGGCGCGTGCTCTGTTTCGCCGAGACCGGTCTGGGGCGGGCCACCATCATCTCGTTCGATTACCAGCACCCGCCCCGCCCGCCTTTTCCCAATCGCGTGCTCCACTGGGCCAAACTCGCCTTCAATGTGCTATACTGGTACACGGTACCGCAGGGCCGCGTGCCCCTGCGGGGTGTGGCCGAACTGGAGGAGAGGAGAGGCTCCGTGGGGGAGGAAGCGCGAGTTGGGCACTGA
- a CDS encoding D-glycerate dehydrogenase, with protein MKPSIYVSRRIPREALDLLHAQCHVHIWDSDDPVPRSILLEQVAAAEGLLCLLTERVDGELLDHAPRLRIVANMAVGYDNVNVPTCTARRVMVTNTPGVLTDTTADLAFALILATARRLVEAARFLAEGQWKTWGPMLLTGQDVYGSTLGLVGFGRIGQAVARRACGFDMRVFYHDPQRHRAAEEALGATWLPLDDLLRQADVVSIHAPLSPETHHLIGERELRLMKRTAVLVNTARGPLVDERALYRALREGWIWAAGLDVFEREPIGPDHPLLSLPNVVALPHIGSASIATRTRMATLAAQNLITALRGEVPPNLVNREVITPS; from the coding sequence GTGAAACCGTCCATCTACGTCAGCAGGCGCATTCCCCGGGAAGCCCTCGACCTCCTGCACGCTCAGTGCCACGTGCACATCTGGGACAGCGATGACCCCGTGCCCCGGTCCATCCTGCTGGAGCAGGTGGCCGCGGCCGAAGGGCTGCTCTGCCTCCTTACCGAGCGCGTCGACGGCGAGTTGCTGGATCATGCTCCCCGGCTGCGCATAGTCGCCAACATGGCGGTGGGTTACGACAACGTGAACGTCCCCACCTGTACCGCCCGCCGGGTGATGGTCACCAACACGCCGGGGGTCCTCACCGATACCACCGCCGACCTGGCCTTCGCCCTCATCCTGGCCACGGCCCGGCGCCTGGTGGAAGCGGCCCGCTTCCTGGCCGAGGGACAGTGGAAAACCTGGGGACCCATGCTCCTCACCGGCCAGGATGTCTACGGCAGCACCCTGGGACTGGTGGGGTTCGGCCGCATCGGCCAGGCGGTGGCACGGCGGGCCTGCGGGTTTGACATGCGTGTCTTCTACCACGATCCCCAGCGCCACCGGGCAGCAGAGGAAGCCCTGGGGGCGACCTGGCTGCCCCTGGACGACCTGCTGCGACAGGCGGACGTGGTCAGCATCCATGCTCCCCTCAGCCCCGAAACCCACCACCTCATCGGCGAACGCGAGCTGCGCCTGATGAAGCGGACCGCCGTCCTGGTGAACACCGCCCGCGGCCCCCTGGTGGACGAGCGGGCCCTCTACCGGGCCCTGCGGGAAGGCTGGATCTGGGCGGCGGGCCTGGACGTCTTCGAGCGGGAACCCATCGGCCCCGATCATCCCCTGCTCTCCCTGCCCAACGTGGTGGCCCTCCCTCACATAGGTAGCGCCAGCATAGCCACCCGCACCCGCATGGCCACCCTGGCCGCCCAAAACCTCATCACCGCGCTCCGGGGGGAAGTGCCACCCAACCTGGTGAACCGCGAAGTCATCACCCCCTCCTGA